From one Musa acuminata AAA Group cultivar baxijiao chromosome BXJ2-6, Cavendish_Baxijiao_AAA, whole genome shotgun sequence genomic stretch:
- the LOC135614322 gene encoding serine/threonine-protein kinase STY13-like, translated as MADGSKFAGFMVGGGGGGGANGVGNGFYDMGFYRKLDEGSNMSIDSVGSLQTSTGGGSAPMSVENSSVGSNSRTGILRHTALRLFPGANFSVGHSVLRHGRVSHAMNEDALAQALMDPRYTTESLENYDEWTIDLRKLNMGVAFAQGAFGKLYRGTYDGEDVAIKLLERPENDPERVQLMEQQFGQEVMMLANLKHLNIVRFIGACRKPMVWCIVTEYAKGGSVRQFLMKRHNRSVPLKLAVKQALDIARGMEYVHGLGFIHRDLKSDNLLISADKSIKIADFGVARIEVKTEGMTPETGTYRWMAPEMIQHRPYNQKVDVYSFGIVLWELITGMLPFQNMTAVQAAFAVVNRGVRPIIPQDCLPALGEIMTRCWDANPDVRPSFTEIISLLEGAQEDIVHTVRKARFRCCIQPMTTD; from the exons ATGGCTGATGGTTCTAAATTTGCTGGGTTTATGgttggtggtggcggtggcggtggcgcaaATGGTGTCGGAAATGGGTTCTATGACATGGGATTCTACCGGAAGCTCGATGAAGGCTCCAACATGTCTATTGACAGTGTTGGAAGCCTGCAAACGAGCACCGGTGGTGGGTCCGCTCCCATGTCTGTTGAGAATAGCAGTGTGGGATCAAACTCGAGAACTGGAATACTGCGTCATACTGCACTCCGCCTGTTCCCAGGTGCCAACTTCTCGGTGGGGCACAGTGTGCTTCGACATGGCAGAGTGTCTCATGCTATGAATGAGGATGCGTTGGCTCAGGCCTTGATGGACCCCCGGTACACCACGGAATCTCTCGAGAACTATGATGAGTGGACCATTGATCTCAGGAAGCTAAATATGGGGGTGGCCTTTGCTCAGGGTGCTTTTGGTAAGCTTTACAGAGGAACTTATGATGGAGAAGATGTTGCTATTAAGTTGTTAGAAAGGCCTGAGAATGACCCTGAGAGGGTGCAGTTAATGGAGCAACAATTCGGGCAAGAGGTTATGATGCTGGCAAATCTCAAGCACCTGAATATTGTCAGGTTCATTGGAGCATGCAGAAAGCCCATGGTGTGGTGTATTGTGACGGAATATGCAAAAGGTGGATCGGTGCGGCAATTTCTCATGAAAAGGCATAACAGATCGGTGCCTCTGAAGCTGGCTGTCAAACAAGCACTGGACATTGCTAGGGGTATGGAGTATGTGCATGGGTTGGGATTCATACATAGAGATCTGAAGTCTGACAATCTTCTTATATCTGCGGACAAATCAATTAAGATTGCTGATTTTGGAGTTGCACGTATTGAGGTCAAGACCGAGGGGATGACACCAGAAACTGGAACTTATCGTTGGATGGCTCC AGAGATGATCCAGCACAGACCTTACAATCAGAAGGTTGATGTTTATAGCTTTGGCATAGTTCTCTGGGAGCTTATAACAGGGATGCTTCCATTTCAGAATATGACAGCTGTTCAGGCAGCATTTGCTGTTGTGAACAGGGGAGTACGACCAATTATACCACAAGATTGCCTCCCTGCACTCGGCGAGATCATGACCCGCTGCTGGGATGCTAACCCCGACGTGCGTCCTTCCTTCACCGAAATCATCAGTCTGCTTGAAGGTGCCCAAGAAGATATCGTGCATACTGTTCGTAAAGCACGCTTCCGATGTTGCATACAACCAATGACCACTGACTGA
- the LOC103986883 gene encoding large ribosomal subunit protein uL11x yields the protein MPPKFDPTQVVDVYVRVTGGEVGAASSLAPKIGPLGLSPKKIGEDIAKETAKEWKGLRVTVKLTVQNRQAKVTVVPSAAALVIKALKEPERDRKKTKNIKHNGNISLDDVVEIARVMRPRSMAKDLSGTIKEILGTCVSVGCTVDGKDPKDLQTEISDGDVEVPLE from the coding sequence ATGCCGCCCAAGTTCGATCCGACACAGGTTGTCGACGTCTACGTCCGGGTCACCGGAGGCGAGGTCGGCGCTGCCAGCTCCCTGGCGCCTAAGATCGGGCCACTGGGGCTCTCCCCGAAGAAGATCGGCGAGGACATTGCCAAGGAGACAGCGAAGGAGTGGAAGGGTCTCCGCGTCACCGTCAAGCTAACCGTCCAGAACCGGCAGGCCAAGGTCACCGTCGTCCCCTCCGCGGCCGCCCTCGTCATCAAGGCTCTCAAGGAGCCCGAGCGCGACCGGAAGAAGACCAAGAACATTAAGCACAACGGCAACATCTCCCTCGACGACGTCGTCGAGATCGCCCGGGTTATGCGGCCCAGGTCCATGGCCAAGGATCTATCTGGCACCATCAAGGAGATCCTCGGCACCTGCGTCTCCGTCGGTTGTACCGTCGACGGGAAGGACCCCAAAGACCTGCAGACGGAGATTAGCGACGGCGATGTCGAGGTTCCTCTCGAGTGA
- the LOC103988214 gene encoding uncharacterized protein LOC103988214 has product MLIFSSKAFNIGPLIPIVKSPLNEKTVDPYLQLVEDSKLQAVNAAPEHCSRVYGSQEDDNNALKSLQVVELTESQSREFIVSQIMNSLSDLSDSEISMVRNQLLSDFWPDDICPLGAQFMETSRQLPFESKKENTQEVTPATILVDDVFPEAFETVPDSLKLTSNSSNLLSVDQLLEMVPDTTLQVGRFSVSTTSDVPFKEMAGHCKALVMGKHQKMSVLTGAQQKHDILLGGSSTDQNGDKMSSCFNVDQPGKSDNPFLDEKLNLDVQNQFGGNNMILYQSQCLRLPASSPYDHFLKAAGC; this is encoded by the exons ATGCTCATATTTTCTTCAAAAGCATTCAATATAGGGCCTCTTATTCCAATTGTTAAGTCACCTCTTAATGAGAAAACG GTTGATCCGTATCTCCAATTGGTTGAAGACAGTAAACTCCAAGCTGTGAATGCTGCCCCTGAGCATTGCTCAAGAGTTTATGGGTCACAAGAGGATGATAACAATGCCTTAAAATCTCTTCAAGTTGTAGAACTAACAGAAAGCCAGTCTAGAGAATTCATTGTTTCACAGATCATGAACAGCTTAAGTGATTTATCAGAT TCAGAAATATCCATGGTAAGAAATCAACTGCTAAGCGACTTCTGGCCGGATGATATTTGTCCACTGGGGGCACAGTTCATGGAAACATCTAGACAATTGCCATTTGAGTCTAAAAAGGAGAACACTCAAGAG GTCACACCTGCAACTAttttggttgatgatgtctttccTGAAGCATTTGAAACAGTGCCAGACTCATTAAAGTTGACCAGCAATTCATCCAATCTTCTCAGTGTTGATCAACTTTTAGAGATG GTCCCGGATACAACATTACAAGTTGGAAGATTTTCAGTGTCAACCACCTCTGACGTACCATTCAAAGAGATGGCTGGTCACTGCAAGGCTCTTGTGATGGGAAAGCATCAGAAGATGTCTGTTCTTACAGGTGCTCAACAAAAACATGATATCTTGCTTGGTGGCTCCTCAACAGATCAAAATGGAGACAAGATGTCCTCATGCTTCAATGTTGACCAACCTGGAAAG AGTGACAATCCTTTCCTTGATGAGAAATTGAATTTAGACGTACAGAATCAGTTTGGTGGCAACAATATGATATTATACCAGTCCCAGTGCCTCAGGCTTCCGGCTTCAAGCCCATATGACCACTTCCTGAAGGCTGCTGGCTGTTAG
- the LOC135613559 gene encoding auxin-responsive protein SAUR71-like, whose product MDQSKEGSKTTEGATLQQVLKKWKKLAAAPKDNSKKSIKFLKKTLSFSNAWAQSTGVPKGFLAVCVGEEMKRFVIPTDFLHHKAFQVLLREAEEEYGFRQEGVLRIPCQVAAFERILEMVQKKKEGFCYISPEVEAEMAMYHLHRPHKMMCR is encoded by the coding sequence atggatcaaagtaaggaagGTTCCAAGACAACCGAGGGTGCAACACTGCAGCAGGTGCTAAAGAAGTGGAAGAAGCTCGCTGCTGCACCGAAGGACAACAGCAAGAAGAGTATTAAGTTCCTGAAGAAGACGCTCTCCTTCTCCAACGCCTGGGCGCAGTCCACCGGTGTCCCCAAGGGGTTCCTTGCAGTATGCGTGGGAGAGGAGATGAAGAGGTTCGTCATCCCGACCGACTTCCTGCATCACAAGGCCTTCCAAGTCCTGCTTAGAGAAGCGGAGGAGGAGTACGGGTTCCGACAGGAAGGTGTGCTGAGGATACCGTGCCAGGTTGCTGCATTCGAGAGGAtactggagatggtgcagaagaagaaggaagggTTCTGCTACATCAGTCCGGAGGTTGAGGCTGAGATGGCGATGTACCATCTCCATCGCCCTCACAAAATGATGTGCAGATGA